The following coding sequences lie in one Nerophis lumbriciformis linkage group LG02, RoL_Nlum_v2.1, whole genome shotgun sequence genomic window:
- the atoh7 gene encoding transcription factor atoh7 gives MKPRRSSCTDSGSESSELDSKSPEKYEPATRRRMAANARERKRMQGLNTAFDRLRKVVPQWGQDKKLSKYETLQMALSYIMALNRILMDAKRHNATHRQWRDLQFDCVQPDNHQYLMGYDSAGEDYITSSFSYQLDGHQLHA, from the coding sequence atgaagCCTCGCCGCTCCAGCTGCACTGACTCAGGATCTGAGTCCTCAGAACTGGACTCCAAGAGCCCAGAGAAATACGAGCCTGCCACACGGCGAAGGATGGCCGCCAACGCCAGAGAGCGGAAAAGGATGCAGGGCTTGAACACGGCCTTCGACCGATTACGAAAGGTGGTCCCTCAATGGGGTCAGGACAAGAAATTGTCCAAATACGAAACCCTGCAGATGGCTCTCAGCTACATCATGGCCCTCAACCGGATCCTGATGGACGCCAAGCGACACAATGCCACTCACAGGCAGTGGCGGGACTTGCAGTTTGACTGCGTGCAGCCTGACAACCACCAGTACCTGATGGGGTACGACTCCGCGGGGGAGGACTATATCACCTCCTCTTTCTCCTACCAGCTTGACGGCCATCAGCTGCAcgcttga